One Aegilops tauschii subsp. strangulata cultivar AL8/78 chromosome 7, Aet v6.0, whole genome shotgun sequence genomic window carries:
- the LOC141027440 gene encoding BTB/POZ and MATH domain-containing protein 6-like, which yields MSVVSALRGAGRQLSTSTTALSTLRGAGRRQLYTSTIASRASGACVFQIKDYTDIKRILGAGQDTTSDDFYVGDYRFRILCCPNGSSEMYEGYVSVFLEYLSVRDINPISKVQMSILPGKYSKSTFSLTREEYRFKKCGDTWGWNDFISHEKLQGDPEPKQIGSKKPSKDTSADWWTNFIVRFQDGLEACR from the coding sequence ATGTCCGTCGTGTCTGCCCTGCGCGGCGCCGGCCGGCAGCTCTCCACTTCCACCACCGCCCTGTCCACCCTTCGCGGCGCTGGCCGGCGGCAGCTCTATACTTCAACCATCGCCTCTAGGGCGAGCGGCGCCTGCGTGTTCCAGATCAAGGACTACACGGACATCAAGAGGATTTTGGGCGCCGGGCAGGACACGACATCAGACGACTTCTACGTGGGCGACTATAGATTTCGCATCCTGTGCTGCCCAAACGGCTCCAGCGAGATGTACGAGGGCTACGTCTCCGTCTTCCTCGAGTATCTCAGCGTCAGGGACATCAATCCCATTTCAAAGGTCCAGATGAGCATACTGCCCGGCAAGTATTCGAAGTCCACGTTCAGTCTAACCAGAGAGGAGTACCGCTTCAAGAAGTGCGGCGACACCTGGGGCTGGAACGACTTCATCAGCCACGAGAAGCTGCAAGGGGACCCAGAACCAAAGCAGATCGGCTCCAAGAAGCCGTCCAAGGACACCTCCGCCGACTGGTGGACAAACTTCATCGTCAGATTCCAGGACGGCCTCGAGGCGTGCCGGTGA
- the LOC109743050 gene encoding LOW QUALITY PROTEIN: BTB/POZ and MATH domain-containing protein 2-like (The sequence of the model RefSeq protein was modified relative to this genomic sequence to represent the inferred CDS: deleted 2 bases in 1 codon; substituted 1 base at 1 genomic stop codon), whose amino-acid sequence MSMAAVLSAVRAAGRQQLSASIVAARQVSASHVLRIDGYSRISKILAIGQATRSGTFSVGGHDWHILHYPNGCFEQHKASLSFLEHASHAKTGDTTAKVELSILDHASKPSHTQTKADYRFSNATSLNWGWRDFIKHEDLDAEKHLKDDCLTILCDVTVTGLRTEDHVEAAAPEPTVVEPPMHGLLAEFIWNRKEVDVQIDVGGETLPAHRRILEASSPVFKAHLSLASATIGGGGGCNTALLRVDDIDAEVFKALLXFIYLDSPPPLEKTMAERLLVVADRYELEKLKLICEAALLRHVDLSSVAAALALAERHHCSVLRTACVQFLSSPGNLEAFMASGGFAQLKTGCPSALLELLVKKMMREQQ is encoded by the exons ATGTCGATGGCCGCTGTCCTGTCCGCCGTGCGCGCCGCCGGCAGGCAGCAGCTCTCCGCTTCAATCGTCGCCGCGAGGCAGGTGTCCGCCTCCCACGTGCTCCGGATCGACGGGTACTCGCGAATCAGCAAGATACTGGCCATCGGGCAGGCGACGAGGTCAGGCACGTTCAGCGTCGGCGGCCACGACTGGCATATTTTGCACTATCCGAACGGCTGCTTCGAGCAGCACAAGGCCTCCCTCTCCTTCCTGGAGCATGCCAGCCACGCAAAGACCGGGGATACCACGGCAAAGGTGGAGCTGAGCATACTCGACCACGCCTCCAAGCCATCGCACACACAAACCAAAGCAGATTACCGCTTCTCCAACGCCACTTCCCTCAACTGGGGCTGGAGAGACTTCATCAAGCACGAGGATCTGGACGCGGAGAAGCATCTCAAGGACGATTGCCTGACCATCCTCTGCGACGTCACCGTCACCGGACTGCGTACGGAAGACCACGTCGAGGCTGCCGCACCGGAGCCTACTGTCGTGGAGCCTCC CATGCACGGGCTACTCGCGGAATTCATCTGGAATAGGAAGGAAGTGGACGTGCAGATCGATGTCGGCGGTGAGACGCTCCCCGCGCACCGTCGGATACTCGAGGCCTCATCACCCGTCTTCAAGGCGCACCTCTCGCTCGCCTCGGCAaccatcggcggcggcggcggctgcaacACCGCCTTACTACGCGTCGACGACATAGACGCCGAGGTGTTCAAGGCCCTGCTCTAGTTTATATACTTGGACTCGCCTCCC CCCCTGGAGAAGACGATGGCAGAGAGGCTGCTCGTCGTGGCGGACAGATATGAGCTGGAGAAGTTGAAGCTCATCTGCGAGGCAGCATTGTTGCGGCACGTCGATCTGAGCTCCGTGGCTGCTGCTCTAGCGTTGGCCGAGCGGCATCATTGCTCCGTGCTGAGGACCGCATGCGTGCAGTTCCTCTCTTCTCCCGGTAACCTGGAAGCATTCATGGCATCGGGTGGATTTGCACAGCTAAAGACGGGTTGCCCCTCTGCTCTGTTGGAGCTCCTCGTGAAGAAGATGATGCGTGAACAGCAATGA
- the LOC109743049 gene encoding BTB/POZ and MATH domain-containing protein 1-like: MVDESMRSDTFNFGGHDWRLLYYPNGCGKEYEGSHVSLFLEHDGRRSWDDEDATTKAQASILDQAGVPSYTRTMPDLGLRDLPRGWRDFISHEDLDKQKHLKDDCLTILYDLTVVTEECTEVATEPEPIVVQPPFDLHLHRPFVEAIWNKERPDVGILVSGEKLSTHRWLLEARSPVLMADLSRASAATTDEDTIQLRVDDIEADVFKALLQFIYTDSPPSRNLLETAMMAEKLLVAADRYELEKLKRACEEALCRHIDVGSVAATLALAEQHDCPVLREACMLFLSSPGNLEAVVATDGFELLKKCCQSDMLELVVKKMI; this comes from the coding sequence ATGGTGGACGAGTCGATGAGATCTGACACGTTCAACTTTGGCGGCCACGACTGGCGTCTTTTATACTATCCCAACGGCTGCGGGAAGGAGTACGAGGGCTCCCACGTCTCCCTCTTCCTCGAGCATGACGGCCGTCGTTCATGGGACGACGAGGATGCCACGACAAAGGCTCAGGCGAGTATACTCGACCAGGCCGGGGTGCCATCCTACACCCGAACCATGCCAGACCTCGGCCTTCGCGATCTACCACGAGGATGGAGGGACTTCATCAGCCACGAGGATCTCGACAAGCAGAAGCATCTCAAGGACGACTGCCTGACCATCCTGTACGACCTCACCGTGGTCACCGAGGAGTGCACAGAGGTTGCCACGGAGCCGGAACCCATAGTTGTGCAGCCGCCATTCGACTTGCACTTGCACCGGCCATTCGTGGAAGCCATCTGGAACAAGGAGAGACCGGACGTTGGGATACTGGTCAGCGGAGAGAAATTGTCCACGCACCGGTGGCTGCTCGAGGCCCGATCCCCCGTCTTGATGGCGGACCTCTCGCGCGCCTCTGCAGCCACCACCGACGAGGACACTATCCAACTACGGGTCGACGACATCGAAGCCGATGTGTTCAAGGCTCTGCTTCAGTTCATATACACAGACTCGCCTCCTTCTAGAAACCTGCTAGAGACGGCCATGATGGCGGAGAAGCTGCTCGTTGCGGCGGACAGGTACGAGCTGGAGAAGCTGAAACGAGCCTGCGAGGAGGCGCTTTGCCGGCACATCGACGTGGGCTCAGTGGCCGCCACTCTCGCGTTGGCGGAGCAACATGATTGCCCGGTGCTGCGGGAGGCGTGCATGCTGTTCCTCTCTTCTCCAGGGAATCTTGAAGCGGTCGTGGCAACAGATGGGTTTGAGCTGCTGAAGAAATGTTGCCAGTCTGATATGTTGGAACtcgtggtgaagaagatgatctGA